The Ailuropoda melanoleuca isolate Jingjing chromosome 4, ASM200744v2, whole genome shotgun sequence region CCCAACCCTGAGGCATGGCCTTTTCTCCTAGATGGTGCCTGGAAAGACGAAAACCGACGCTGCCACTGACCAGGCACGGcttcccagccaggagccccccagGGAGGGCGCAGAGCAGCCAGGCCCGGCCCTGGGGCCCTCTCTACCCTTCGTGGGTGCCAGCGGCTGCCCTGAGGCCTACAAGCGGCTCCTGTCCAGCTTCTACTGCAAAGGAACACACGGCATCATGTCACCACTGGCCAAAAAGAAGCTCCTGGCACAGGTGAGCAAGGCAGAGGCCTTGCGGTGCCAGGAGGAGGGCTGTCGCCATGGGGCAGCCAGCCCTAATGGGGacccccaggcctccccagctGTTCTCGTCTCCGAAAGTCCACAGAGCCCAGGAAAGCTGGCTGAGAACTCCAGGCACCGGCTGAACCCTCAGGAGGGGTTACAGGCCCCTGGTGGCAGCCTTAGGGAGGCTCCGGCGGGTCCCCGCCTGCCAGCCCCCATTTTCACTGGCTGTTTCCATGCGTACCCCACTGAGGTGCTGAAGCCCGTCAGCCAGCACCCCCGGGACTTTTTCCCCAGTTTTAAAGATGGGGTGCTCTTGGGGCCTCCTGGCAAAGAGGAGGGCCTGGCGGTCAAGGAGCCCCAGCTGGTGTGGGGCGGGGACGCCAACCGCCCGTCTGCCTTCCATAAAGGCGGCTCTAGGAAGGGCAGCCCCTACCCCAAGCCCAAAGCCTGCTGGGTGTCCCCCATGGCCAAGGTCCCTGCCGAgagccctgctcccctccctaCCTTCCCTAGCAGCCCAGGCCTGAGCACCAAGCGCAGCTTGGAAGAGGAGGGCTTTGCTCATGGTGGCAAAAAACTGCGGGCTGTGTCTCCCTTTCTTAAGGAGGTGGACGCCAAGGAGTGTGGGGCCAAATCCATGGGGTCTGGCTTGGCCGTGTCCTGCCTGCTGGGCCCTGCACTGGGGCCTGCCCTCCCCGAGGCCTATAGGGGCACCATGCTGCGTTGCCCACTGAACTTTGCTGGCGCCCCGGACCACTTAAAGGGCCAGGCCACACTCCCCTTCAGCCCCCTGGTCATCCCCGCCTTCCCGGCCCACTTCCTGGCCACGACAGCGCCCTCACCCATGGCCACGGGTCTGATGCACTTCCCGCCGGCGTCCTTCGACAGCGCCCTTCGCCACAGACTTTGCCCAGCCTCGTCCGCATGGCACGTGCCACCTGCCGCAGCCTACGCAGCACCCCACTTCCTGCACCTTAACACCAAGCTTTAGATCTGAGCCTGCAGTGCTGTGCTGTGCAGGGTCTGAAGCGGCCCGAGCTGGGAAGGCACCGCCCAGGGTCTGGGCCGGAGCCTAGTCCCCA contains the following coding sequences:
- the ARID5A gene encoding AT-rich interactive domain-containing protein 5A isoform X3; this encodes MVTGRRLWKNVYDELGGSPGSTSAATCTRRHYERLVLPYVRHLKGEDDKPLPPSKPRKQYKMAKEPRGDDGAPEKPKKAKDEKRLDQMVPGKTKTDAATDQARLPSQEPPREGAEQPGPALGPSLPFVGASGCPEAYKRLLSSFYCKGTHGIMSPLAKKKLLAQVSKAEALRCQEEGCRHGAASPNGDPQASPAVLVSESPQSPGKLAENSRHRLNPQEGLQAPGGSLREAPAGPRLPAPIFTGCFHAYPTEVLKPVSQHPRDFFPSFKDGVLLGPPGKEEGLAVKEPQLVWGGDANRPSAFHKGGSRKGSPYPKPKACWVSPMAKVPAESPAPLPTFPSSPGLSTKRSLEEEGFAHGGKKLRAVSPFLKEVDAKECGAKSMGSGLAVSCLLGPALGPALPEAYRGTMLRCPLNFAGAPDHLKGQATLPFSPLVIPAFPAHFLATTAPSPMATGLMHFPPASFDSALRHRLCPASSAWHVPPAAAYAAPHFLHLNTKL
- the ARID5A gene encoding AT-rich interactive domain-containing protein 5A isoform X2, giving the protein MKERHTPIERVPHLGFKQINLWKIYKAVEKLGAYEMVTGRRLWKNVYDELGGSPGSTSAATCTRRHYERLVLPYVRHLKGEDDKPLPPSKPRKQYKMAKEPRGDDGAPEKPKKAKDEKRLDQMVPGKTKTDAATDQARLPSQEPPREGAEQPGPALGPSLPFVGASGCPEAYKRLLSSFYCKGTHGIMSPLAKKKLLAQVSKAEALRCQEEGCRHGAASPNGDPQASPAVLVSESPQSPGKLAENSRHRLNPQEGLQAPGGSLREAPAGPRLPAPIFTGCFHAYPTEVLKPVSQHPRDFFPSFKDGVLLGPPGKEEGLAVKEPQLVWGGDANRPSAFHKGGSRKGSPYPKPKACWVSPMAKVPAESPAPLPTFPSSPGLSTKRSLEEEGFAHGGKKLRAVSPFLKEVDAKECGAKSMGSGLAVSCLLGPALGPALPEAYRGTMLRCPLNFAGAPDHLKGQATLPFSPLVIPAFPAHFLATTAPSPMATGLMHFPPASFDSALRHRLCPASSAWHVPPAAAYAAPHFLHLNTKL
- the ARID5A gene encoding AT-rich interactive domain-containing protein 5A isoform X1, with the translated sequence MAPPVKGKRKQSEEGDPLDPSVSPQPDGEQSRSQSPVPAEDSPEAGGEREEDQEREEEQAFLVSLYKFMKERHTPIERVPHLGFKQINLWKIYKAVEKLGAYEMVTGRRLWKNVYDELGGSPGSTSAATCTRRHYERLVLPYVRHLKGEDDKPLPPSKPRKQYKMAKEPRGDDGAPEKPKKAKDEKRLDQMVPGKTKTDAATDQARLPSQEPPREGAEQPGPALGPSLPFVGASGCPEAYKRLLSSFYCKGTHGIMSPLAKKKLLAQVSKAEALRCQEEGCRHGAASPNGDPQASPAVLVSESPQSPGKLAENSRHRLNPQEGLQAPGGSLREAPAGPRLPAPIFTGCFHAYPTEVLKPVSQHPRDFFPSFKDGVLLGPPGKEEGLAVKEPQLVWGGDANRPSAFHKGGSRKGSPYPKPKACWVSPMAKVPAESPAPLPTFPSSPGLSTKRSLEEEGFAHGGKKLRAVSPFLKEVDAKECGAKSMGSGLAVSCLLGPALGPALPEAYRGTMLRCPLNFAGAPDHLKGQATLPFSPLVIPAFPAHFLATTAPSPMATGLMHFPPASFDSALRHRLCPASSAWHVPPAAAYAAPHFLHLNTKL